A genomic region of Caenorhabditis elegans chromosome V contains the following coding sequences:
- the ttr-25 gene encoding TransThyretin-Related family domain (Confirmed by transcript evidence), giving the protein MDVTNTLADGTFKVVGGQNKIRKIDPKINIYHRCNHVGLCPKRVTIHVPKNAVGKGSKEAQLFDIGVLNLANKYPGEGTDCIH; this is encoded by the exons ATGGACGTTACAAACACATTGGCAGACGGAACCTTCAAAGTAGTCGGCGGCCAGAATAAAATTCGCAAGATCgacccaaaaatcaatatttatcaCAGATGCAACCACGTCGGA ctttgccCGAAAAGGGTTACCATTCATGTTCCGAAGAACGCAGTTGGCAAAGGATCCAAAGAAGCTCAACTTTTTGACATTGGAGTTCTGAATTTGGCCAATAAGTACCCAGGAGAGGGTACTGATTGCAttcattaa
- the ttr-26 gene encoding Transthyretin-like family protein (Confirmed by transcript evidence), with translation MISAQLFAIFSVLVISTDGLLGIIGSKQGVTVTGKLICNGQPASNVLVKMYEDGTFYDSKMGSVKTGSDGTFRVSGDQNKIRTIDPKVNIYHKCNYNGLCSKKVSINIPKNAVVSGSGQNARNYDIGTINLANKFSGESTDCIH, from the exons ATGATTTCCGCTCAactttttgccattttctcCGTACTAGTCATCTCTACTGACGGCCTGCTGGGCATTATTGGCTCCAAGCAGGGGGTTACTGTAACTGGAAAGCTTATTTGTAATGGACAACCTGCTAGTAATGTACTTGTCAAGATGTATGAGGATGGAACAt tttacGATAGCAAAATGGGCAGTGTAAAGACTGGATCAGACGGAACATTCCGCGTATCCGGAGATCAAAATAAAATCCGAACAATCGACCCGAAAGTCAACATTTACCACAAGTGCAATTATAACGgg ctcTGCTCGAAAAAAGTGTCCATCAACATTCCAAAAAACGCTGTCGTCAGCGGAAGCGGACAAAATGCTAGAAATTATGACATTGGAACTATCAACTTGGCTAACAAGTTCTCTGGAGAATCTACTGATtgtattcattaa
- the srg-34 gene encoding Serpentine receptor class gamma (Confirmed by transcript evidence), which produces MDLLTNVKFMVTTSYGVLSMLIYSGITCVIINDHKTFKSSFFKLFCVGFFMNLCTYLNSFVTLRIPQNTGVQGTFSSFYSNLNLNNTENWFPLNIFHTFHFEFAYTQYIFNCFVCANRFTAICFPIRSEKYWLKYLWLVIMSMFLIPFIFFTRHILQNRSFFGYSSTANFYIDTTYGRSNIYYFLMPALIFLTCFNIVFNVLAGIRLYNMKKKGVKVPETSLFSMAFTVFVIDLFLTSLTVSNYYLTNLAIGSDSDFVKFLLRWIPLLTPFASDALTLTHPFLLLYFSKTVRRKCAESNRLLEKFKNHRFFAESNSNIVVMSLPKNLNTMAPNS; this is translated from the exons ATGGATCTCCTCACAAACGTGAAGTTTATGGTAACCACATCCTATGGGGTCCTGTCAATGTTGATATATTCTGGTATCACTTGTGTGATAATAAATGATCACAAGACGTTtaaaagctcatttttcaaattgttttgtgTCGGATTTTTTATG aacctcTGCACCTACCTAAACTCCTTCGTAACTCTCCGAATTCCACAGAACACTGGTGTCCAGGGCACATTTTCCAgcttctacagtaaccttaacCTGAATaacactgaaaattggttCCCGCTCAACATTTTCCACACTTTTCATTTCGAATTCGCATATACccaatacatttttaattgtttcgtATGTGCAAATCGATTTACAGCGATTTGTTTTCCGATTCGGAGTGAAAAG TACTGGCTGAAATATTTGTGGCTAGTAATAATGTCCATGTTCCTAATaccatttatattttttacacGTCATATTCTGCAAAATCGGTCATTTTTCGGTTATAGCTCTACTGCTAATTTTTACATCGACACTACTTAT ggtCGGAGCAATATTTACTATTTTCTGATGCCGGCGCTAATATTTCTTACGTGttttaatattgttttcaatgttttggcCGGGATTCGGTTGTACAACAtgaaaaa aaaaggtGTAAAAGTCCCGGAAACCAGTCTATTCTCAATGGCTTTCACGGTTTTTGTCATTGACCTATTTCTGACGAGCCTTACCGTATCCAACTACTACCTGACCAACTTGGCAATTGGTTCGGACTCTGACTTTGTGAAATTCTTGCTCCGATGGATTCCACTGCTGACACCGTTTGCTAGCGATGCTCTGACGTTGACTCACCCGTTTTTGCTGCTGTATTTTAGTAAAACT gttcGTCGAAAATGCGCGGAATCTAATCGactattggaaaaattcaagaatcaCAGATTTTTTGCCGAGAGCAACAGCAATATTGTAGTAATGTCCCTGCCGAAGAATCTGAACACAATGGCGCCAAAttcttga